A DNA window from Chryseobacterium sp. MEBOG06 contains the following coding sequences:
- a CDS encoding type VI secretion system contractile sheath small subunit yields the protein MAMFNYGVGGNEVKVDANEAIQEIQENKSLIVSQLTTEESYTPEIVTGLKTVEDVFKHFQPSVSVQHETEDGGVVEEEFRFQHLGEFTPKSLTQKSDYLQQLSIEQEQYNKIVRQLKTNKILRNMLENDQTRAAFIDVLKEVAQELEK from the coding sequence ATGGCAATGTTTAATTATGGTGTTGGCGGAAACGAGGTAAAAGTAGACGCTAATGAAGCTATTCAGGAAATACAGGAAAATAAATCACTGATAGTAAGCCAGCTTACAACAGAAGAATCTTATACCCCTGAAATTGTAACAGGATTGAAAACAGTAGAAGACGTTTTCAAACATTTCCAGCCTTCAGTGTCTGTACAGCACGAAACAGAAGACGGAGGAGTGGTTGAAGAAGAATTCCGTTTTCAACATCTTGGCGAATTTACTCCCAAAAGTCTTACTCAAAAGTCAGACTATCTGCAGCAGCTGAGCATAGAACAGGAGCAGTACAATAAAATTGTACGTCAGCTGAAAACAAATAAAATCTTACGCAATATGCTGGAGAACGATCAGACAAGAGCGGCGTTCATAGACGTATTAAAAGAAGTGGCACAAGAACTTGAAAAATAA